From one Longimicrobium sp. genomic stretch:
- a CDS encoding cupin domain-containing protein: MSQPARSVTWYRWDEMPREQVSPLLDRRLITGDRMMLAHVYLKKGCVVPRHSHENEQLTYILEGALRFWIGEDEAEEVLVRAGEVLHIPSNVPHKAEALEDTLDVDIFSPPRQDWLDKTDAYLRK, encoded by the coding sequence ATGAGCCAACCCGCCCGCTCCGTCACCTGGTACCGCTGGGACGAGATGCCCCGCGAGCAGGTCTCGCCCCTCCTCGACCGCCGGCTCATCACCGGCGACCGGATGATGCTCGCCCACGTCTACCTCAAGAAGGGGTGCGTCGTCCCGCGGCACTCGCACGAGAACGAGCAGCTCACGTACATCCTCGAGGGGGCGCTGCGTTTCTGGATCGGAGAGGACGAAGCGGAAGAGGTGCTGGTCCGCGCCGGCGAGGTGCTCCACATCCCCTCGAACGTGCCGCACAAGGCCGAGGCGCTGGAAGACACCCTCGACGTCGACATCTTCAGCCCCCCGCGCCAGGACTGGCTCGACAAGACCGACGCGTACCTCAGGAAGTAG
- a CDS encoding DoxX family protein, with translation MENRRRRIALDVILWVFALFLAWVFARQGISKFSDDSGWARAFRAWHFPVWFRLCVGAAEVVAALLLLTRRTAFAGAAIIVAVMLGAMGTHVWWGRPGQVTSEILPLTLATIVAIGRRESFLLHQRRDGPP, from the coding sequence GTGGAGAATCGCCGCCGCCGAATCGCGCTCGATGTGATCCTGTGGGTGTTCGCCCTGTTCCTTGCGTGGGTGTTCGCCAGGCAGGGGATCAGCAAGTTTTCCGACGACAGTGGGTGGGCGCGGGCTTTTCGCGCGTGGCATTTCCCGGTATGGTTCCGGCTGTGCGTCGGCGCGGCCGAGGTCGTCGCGGCGCTGCTGCTCCTGACCCGGCGCACGGCCTTCGCGGGCGCGGCGATCATCGTCGCCGTCATGCTCGGCGCGATGGGCACGCATGTCTGGTGGGGCCGGCCCGGCCAGGTCACGAGCGAGATCCTTCCCCTCACGCTGGCGACCATCGTCGCGATCGGCCGCCGCGAATCCTTCCTCCTTCACCAGCGGCGGGACGGTCCTCCATGA